Genomic DNA from Magnolia sinica isolate HGM2019 chromosome 4, MsV1, whole genome shotgun sequence:
gtatttttagaaaagctatgttaaaaatttattcatttgatattcatgaatgtcaaattattagctatgattttacatccaatgttcaccttattttgattaatatgttgatgttaaaatttataatatttgTGAGACTTTTAACTCGAGATTGATGTAATCCTATTGAGTTGTTaactcattatgttttaaccgtttcaggttatgaatattttgaagatgCAGGGTACTATTAGTAGTGGAGCATGGAATGTGGTTGGATGCACATGACATGTTATTCTACataggataaattttattttattttagaactctGAATGCAgtaatgtttgacttgatttccttatttcaagttaagttaaataaGTATGCATCGATGAAATAACAAATTATGTAATTAATTAtcttagtttatgtttggattttaaagtttTAGGCTATGGTgggaaaaaaatgaaatgcatatgaaaTTGACATActttatcttttttatttatttattttttattttatatgtcACGGGTCTGGAATTCTGGTCCTGGACACCCTATTCAGGTATCCGAATTTTGAGGCGTGACAGCAtcgcccactaatgatatccaaaaacaattagattatcaattgcatcactataattattttaatatgatgatcagcaccatccaaacattgcccatataaatcaacggttaaaaatcattggttagccACTTGGACATGATTTGTGCTTATGGCCtattcgagacttggaatttcatcatttacgggcaaagcatatattttcacagacttattacaaccattgtgtcaaatattgcatatgtaattaattagagatattaaagttgatttaataattaaattcaaacccttgtaaatataccatgcatagctacttttggattaaagttgattccaaatctaaggtgcggatttcaaatccagggagtTCCCAATCCAAGGGTTCCAAGTCCACTCAAGCTCAAGTGTACTACACCATGGTAAATAGTGGAGATAAAGACACCCACCACTCAAGCCCACGTGTTATTTTCCAACGTATTTATAAGATCACTCcggcttggatgaaaggaaaacacaaatatagagcagatccaaaacttttttttgGCTCCCAAGAACCTTTTAAtctgtgggcattcaatcaccattttttcgTATGGTGTCATTCACTTGTACTATAAATCTGCTTCGTTTTTAAGTTCATGCTCTAAAAGGAGGAGGGAAACGGATGAACGGCCGAGGTATAAAGCCACAAATCGACACACCACCTGATCCGCATTCCCTTAAAACCTGCAAATTCACGTGGTATGACCCCCTTGAATTTTGCAACAGCCTGGTTTTTTGAGGCAATCCTCCATCTTGATGAGTCTGGTTAGAATGAAGCAGAGCAAGTAAACACCAATGTGGCCTTGAGGATCCATAGCGTGCCACTCTCGACTGTTTCcgatggtgtgttccacctgagttttggatcacagTAATTTTTGACGTTTGGGATATGTTCGACCTGAACACAACGAGTGTGCCACCTTCACAGATAGACGGATGATGAAagatgattttgatttgtcattcGTTCATTTATACACTATCCAACCTGAGCAACAGCCAGATTATTTAGGTAGAAGATCTAATAACATGCCACCGATCAGATGGAAACCTCTGAATTGGGCAGACTGGCCGCATGCCGGTTACTTTACGGACTCCCATATCATGAAGACCCTTGGTGTAGATAGTCAGGTCCATGCATTCATCAGTTTCGCAAAACTGGATAATGGTTCAGATTGGCTGTCTGTTGATTCCCATGGGCTGGCCCCAACTGAAGAGTGTAACAGCCTTGTTTCTGTCATGCCCGAAGAGAACCTTCTCCTAACGGCTTCGATTTCCCACGGATGTGACCTTTTGGCAGGAAGAAAGTCGCATTAGTATGCTAGGCtcgaaagcggattgcgtggtgtgccacacaccacccacTTCGGTGGTGTCTTGACaacactaagttctgtgggccgcacatacatcatgatgtatgtgatgtatgtgttatatccaaaacgtcAATTCATATGGCGTGATCATTTTAAGTagtaagccctaaaatgaggcagatataaggtttaggtggaccacaccgtaaaaaaaacagtagggataatgcttcatataagttttggatcgagctgatatttggtttttttttttttttccttcatcgaaGTCTGTGTGACGttgtaaataggttggatgacaaataaatataagAGTGGTttataggaagatttcaatggtaggaatcatTATCCCCAAttctttcaatggtgtggtccacctgagccttggatctgcctaatttttgggctcatatcttaacatgatctcgccaaatggatgaacggtttagatataatacatacgtccTGGGGGGCCCACATGTtaatggtgtgtggtacaccatgcaatccgcttccgctagGCTCATGGTGCTAACGGCAGTAGGACAGTCATCATTTCTCATGAAATTCGAAGAAGCCAGGGCATAAAAAGCCTATTTTCGCTTTTGGCGATCTTCATGGTATATTACCAACCACTTTCACGGCTCAGATGTTCCTCAAAAATGAAAGATTagctgaaaaattaaaaagattgtTATGTTGCAGGTCCTATACAAGgtgagaaaaaaaaacaaaaaagtaaaaAGTTACCACACAATACATATTCTCGAAATTCAACCTCCAACCGTCATGACTTGTACGCCTTCATCTGTTGGCCTGAGGCAATGAATTTTTCAGGTCACATAATCTTCACGGAGGAGCCCACCAGATCATGAATGTATCATATGTAACAACTTACTCCACTAGTGCCGATTTCAAGAATAAGCATATGATGGAATGACAACCATTGTGCACAAGCTCAGTATCCAATTACTGGCTGGACATTGACAACCATCCATGTTTATATAAACATCTAGCCAACACTGGTGTATCTGCAAAATCTACTCCGTCCCTCAAGTAACAAGCCTTGCATTCATCCCACGGACAAAAAATCAGCGGCATTAAAAATCAGCAGTATAAAAAACAGTACTCATGGGACACATTGATGTGAACAATGTAAAACTGTGCGTACAACCCCAGAGCTCACTGAGTCTTGAATCAGGCTGATTTTGCTTCTCCCTTCATTCCacaccatgatggccccacaggAGGACCTATGGTtagcatcccatccccattgtacctttagtatggcccatttgagctgTTAATCTATCTGTCTTTTGGCCCTAGGGTCTAGTATCTACCATCACactatgaatggagtggatttcacggtGGCCCTAACGAGCTCGGCTGTTTAAGGTCTGCGTAAAATAAATATGTTTTGCAGATGGTTTAGGCCAACGGAAAACAGACAGCACTCAGAGACCACAAAATTCAGATggcaaaaataataaattaattaatgaatgaatgaataaacgtATACACTATTTCTAATCTCATGATCATCAGCAACAACGATATCATGACTAAACGAGAGTGGAGCAGGAAGATGTGGAAGGGTCGAAGAGAGAAGGTAGCAGGTACTTCCTTCCATTCGCCCCATTCGCATTATAGCTGGCACCCGTGCTGGAATCCACCAACAGCTCCCCTGCGTAGCCTGGGTAAGCTCCTTTCCCGTAAATTCCTGGACAAGCCGTTGCTGCCTCCAGCGGCGCGTCCTTGGGTCCCTGGAAATACCCGTTCCCAAACGGATTCGTTACTGTTCCGGCCAACAGGCTGGCGATATTTACAATCATGCCATCCAGCCCCACATCGTTGTTGGGCGCAACCAAGGGCGGGACCTGAGGTCCGTAGATGGGCTGGTGAAATGGCCAGGCGCACTGACCTGGACACTGAGTCTCCGAGTTTCCCACCCAGATGTATGCGAATCTTCCATTCTTCTTCGCTTGCGCGCCACTCGGAGAAGACCCGTGGGTCCCGCACCGGCTCATGCAGAAACCCTCCACCGTCACATCCGATGCGGTCAGGACAATGTTAATGGCGTTCTTCTGCGGCCCCTTCCCTGCGAGGCGCACTATCTGGCTGGATCTGAGGGATTTTCCGAGGGAGCAGCTCTCGTCGAGGATCTGTTTCCCCAAAGAGAGAGACGGCGTTTTGGCGTTGGATTGGGAGTAGTATTTCTCGGTGGTCTGCCACCACGATGCGACAGAAgggtggttttgggatttggaaggAGAGGAAATGACGGAAGTGAGGAAGTCGGTTACAATGGCCCGCTGGGATGGATTGAACTTTCCGTACCAGATGAGATTAAGGGAGATGGGACCAGAGAGAAGTGGGCCATGGTGGTATTGCAAGAGAAGAGGCTGATCTTGGACCAAGGACGCGAGCTTCCTTGCAGCATAGGACGAATGGAAAAGAGAGATTAGAGATAGCAGCTGCAACACAAGGAAAACGAGGCGTTTTGGCCTGATAGCTGTTGCCATTGAATTGAATAGGAGAAGCCTACacacgcagagagagagagagagagagagagagagagagagagagagagagagagatgcagttGGGGGATATAGAATGAGGGAGGGAAGATGGGATTTATATACAAGGGAGGGGTGAGTTGttgggaagaaaagagaaaggaaaggaaggaggGTAGAAGGAGGGAGAGAGTGGGGAGTGGAAGGGAGTGATGGCAAACGCGTTTCTTTTTTAGATTATCTGGAAACTACAGCTAAGGCACCGAAATTATGGGCTGTCGCTGCAAAACAAAAGCGAACAGCTTGTCATTTCACCTCACTACCTGTTAATGAGAAAAACAGGCGTACCTCACTCAGCCAAACCGGGCGTGGATTGGATAATACCCGCCAGGACCTTTCTCACTGTCCTGTCAGGGGCTCTCTGTGGTGCCACGGTGAAGTTAAGTGTTTCATCCGAGCATCTATCgcgtattttttttcttttggcatgAGCACCGATAAAGGAAAGCAGATCAAAGGCTTGAATGGACCAGATCAAGGTaagcaatggtgacaatgatgTCTTTTGAAGTCCACTATGTTTATTTGCGGTCAGTCAAATAGAattatagacctggatgaagagacagCATAAACATCAGCTTTATTTAAAACTTTTGATGAAGTATTCAATGATAGTCTTATCATCTCCAccgtttactatggtgtggttcacttaagcctaaatctgcctcttttttggattcattccctaaaatgatccatgaaaatgaatggaccgtatggataaaacatatatatcaaggtgggccgcacaaacCCCCGTTTGAGGACCCTTGGTCTCTATGTTCGGATggcgtagtacccaatccgcgtccgttaatACCGCGAACGTGCCTACCGCTAACGTGGCGTAAAGACTTTTTGTTTCCAATGAAGCGGtttaggtgttacctgggtaacactgAAGTGGGTGTTACCCATACCAAGGGgatcaccttgatgatgtgttatatatccacgctgtccattcagtTTTTCAGTCCATTTCAGGACATGGTCTTAGAAATttagtatatctaaatctcatttgaaccacactacatgaaacagtggtgatggaacACTAACTATTAAAAAATTCTCAGGGCCCACCGTAAACAAATCCATAATGCTTATTTGGCATCTAACCCttgataaggtcaatcagacCTTGATGGAGGGGGAATACAAAGATCAGCCTGATCCGAACTTTTGTGgcttataaaaagtttttaacggtcaaccaCCATGAGCCTGCAGCCCCATGGACCAATGGTaggctcacaagagtttcaacccgAGGTGACCACCActtttttcagtggtgtggtccactgcagatttggatttgcttaagttttcgcataataatttaaaatatgctaaaaacatggatgaacggcgtggatatataacacatttaCCGAGGTAACACTTAATCAACTTGTTTGCCAGCATAAGAACGGATACACCAAGTTTTATGGCCCCTATTACGAGTAAAAATGGTCTGAAGATCAACTTAGGACTCACAAACACATGCTTCCGAACCAAAAGGCTCCTAAACGACCAATCTCACGTCGGTTATGAAGAAGAGTAAGTGCTGAACTTTCAAGTTTAGGCCTCAGTACCATACATTTTCGACCTTTAATCAAGCTTATCTGATCTTTAAGAAATGTTTGGATTCATATGACCAGAAAATGATTGGAAGACTAATTGGTTCGATGAGTTCAAGGGGACAGTGGTCCAGAACAACATATATAGTCGAGGAGATGAGTCCACTCCCTATACAAAGGAATTGATTGATTGACCAGTGACGATCAATGCAGAAATTCACCCTGAGCCGACCATAGAGATCAACCCAATTGATCGAGAGTTCGACTCAGCTCAACCTTAGCCTGATTGGTCGAGAGCTCGGCTCAAGTCAGCCTTGACCATCCATTGCATAATTCCAGGAtcaactacatcaacacttacCATCTACACAAATCCTGCGTAACAGTTGAGAAACTTACATGGAGATTACGCCTGAGATCGAGAACCGTCTCCACCCATGTAATCAACTCTTACCATATAAATAGAGGATCTGTCTACGATGAAAGGTATGCAaattctctcacccaaaaccccttgACACTATTAGACCCAGATTCGTAGCTTGACTTTATTATTGGAGAGTCCCTTTCTCTAACCAGGGTttcttttgtcttcttcctgtgcaggcacTCGAAGGTTTAAAAAGAATGGATCAAATTTTTACATCAAGAGTCACCATCATTATTTATATGTTATATGCCTTCGGTGTTCGTGACCTTATCAAGGATTAGATATGGCtaataaatatcatgataggtcataagaaggtttcaatggtgagtgtcattGTCCCCTGAAATGATATGTCTCAATGGATCTAACTGGGTGATAAAACCTACACGTAATGGTGGCCTCTCATGGAGCCAAGGGGTCGCAAGTAGTACCAAACCATGACGCCAATGGGTAGCATCCAACAGGGACAAGCAAGGAACACAAACTTCTTAGGGTAACCATgttgtgtatgtaaaatccacttcatccattaagTAACAACTCCACGAGGACTATACCATTGAGTAACACTACAATGAGACCAATGTAAAATTGTGCCTGAAACCTCGAGGAGGGACgaatttgctttttcccttcattccaATGGCTcatacctgatgaacggattccACGAAAAgtaaacaccatggtggccccatagGCAAACCCAAGTTCACAGTCCATCTCCACTGTCCCCTTTGGTATTCCCACTCAAGTTTTGAATCTATAATATTGGCCCCACAGCCTAgcatgaatggagtagatttcacatcaaCAAATATGGTAGGCCTTAAGCGCTGCATAAAACAAGCGTTGCGGAGGATTTAGGCACTCAGAAAACAGACAGCACTTAGAATTCAGGTGGCAAAAATAATgaattaattaatgaatgaatgaataaatgaatacaCGATTTCTGATCTCATGATCATCAACAACAACAATATCATGACTAAACGAGAGTGGAGCAGGAAGATGTGGTAGGGTCGAAGAGAGCAGGTAGCAGGTACTTCCTTCCATTCGCCCCATGCGCATTATAGCTGGCACCCGTGCTAGAATCCACCAACAGCTCCCCTGCGTATCCTGGGTAAGCTCCTTTCCCGTAAATTCCTGGACAAGCTGATGCTGCCTCCAGCGGCGCGTCCTTGGGTCCCTGAAAATACCCGTTTCCGAACGGATTCGTTACTGTTCCAGCCAACAGGCTGGCGATATTTACGATCATGCCATCCAGCCCCACATCGTTGTTGGGCGCAACCAAGGGCGGGACCTGAGGTCCGTAGATGGGCTGGTGGAATGGCCAGGCGCACTGACCCGGGCACTGAGTCTCTGAGTTTCCCACCCAGATGTATGCGAATCTTCCATTCTTCTTCGCCTGCGCGCCCCTCGGAGAAGACCCGTGGGTCCCGCACCGGCTCATGCAGAAAGCCTCCACCGCCACGTCTGATGCGGTCAGGACAATGTTAATGGCGTTCTGCTGCGGCCCTTTCGCTGCCAGCCGCACAATATCGCTGGATCCGAGGGATTTTCCGAGGGAGCAGCTCTCGTCGAGGATCTGTTTCCCCAAAGAAAGAGACGGCGTTTTGGCATTGGATTGGGAGTAGTATTTCTCGGTGGTCTGCCACCACGATGCGACAGAAgggtggttttgggatttggaaggAGAGGAAATAACGGAAGTGAGGAAGTCGGTTACAATGGCCCGCTGGGATGGATTGAACTTTCCGTACCAGATGAGATTGAGGGAGATGGGACCAGAGAGAAGTGGGCCATGGTGGTATTGCAATAGGAGAGGCTGATCTTGGACCAAGGACGCGAGCTTCCTTGCGGCATAGGACGAATGGAAAAGAGAGATTAGAGATAGCAGCTGCAAGACAAGGAAAACGAGGCGTTTTGGCCTGATAGCTGTTGCCATTGAATTGAATAGGAGaagctttgagagagagagagagagagagagagagagagagatgcagttGGGAGATATAGAATGAGGGAGGGAAGATGGGgtttatatatatagatatacacAAGGTGAGGTGTAAGGTGTTtgtgaagaaaaagagaaggaaaaggagaaggaaagaggGTAGAAGGGGGGAAAGTGAGGAGCGGATGGGGAGTGATGTACAAAACGCGCTTCTTTTTAGATGTATGTCCGAGCTACAGCTAAGGCCACCGAAATTGCGGGCTGTTGCTACAGAACAAAACTTTCCAGCTTGGCATTTTACCTgggacgccgatttcctgcgaaagctataggaagttcctgcgctgggaaccaggTGGGCCACTGTCATATTTGttagaaatcctctccgtccatccattgagctcattttaggagattaaATCAAAATTGAGAGGGATGCAAGACTCAAGTTGGCCCTATTAAAGGAAAAGGTTATGCTCCTAGGTGGGGACCACtgtcatatttgtgagaaattctctctgtccatccgttgtgtgagctcattttaggagattaaATCAAAATTGAGAAGGAATCAAGACCCAAGTTggctgtactaaaggaaaaggttgtTAGGaaaatttccactgttgaaacctccttaggttctacagtgatgtttacatgccatacaTACGTTAGTAACGTTCATTTGTACTGGGATGatctgaaaacacaaataatagcatgattcaaaacttttggccgttcaattatcacattttcagCTCACTTGAGGATTGGATACGGTTTGGCCTCGTGTActtaaatgaactcaaaaagcGTAtgaaatttctcacaaatatgacaGTGCCCCACATGGGTTCCCAGTTATGGAACTTCCGGCGAAAGGCTTTCACTGGAAATCCGCGTCTACCACTCCTTTCTTTTAAGACTCGGATTGCGTGCTGACACTGCCAGCATTGCCAGCATATTCTCGTCCCTACCGGaaggtgctctgtaggcccccgAAAATATGCGTTTTATCTGGacgtggattggctactcccctgccaccacccggtggctggtggtcggtgctctatgggccccataatgatgtatgtgtttcttccgttccgttcatccattttcaaaagATCATTTTACGTCTGATCCCAAAAGAGAGGGTGATATacatctcaagtggatcacatcacaggaaaacaataacgataggatatccaccattaaaatcctcctgaagcccattgtactgtttatttgacatctaatctattgattaggtcatacagacccagaagagaaaaaacaaagatcagcttgatccaaaacttttatgagccccaaaaagttttgaacggtccacattcattcaacactgtttcttgtaatgtggtcaacttgagattgacatatacctcatttttgttctcatacataaaatgatttagaaaaatatatggatggcatggataaaacacatatatcatggtggggcccacagagcaccgaccgacagccattggctggtggcagggggagtagccaatccgtttccgttttatCTGGGCACGGGTATCTGCCTTGCGGGAGACGTACATTCCTGTAGTGGCTCCATTGGGCCCATATATGTgctctatctaagccgtccatatattttaaaatatcattttaatgtatgatccATAAAATAAGTCAGATCGAAgtttccagtggaccacactactggaagtaatggtgacaatgactccacagttgaaaccttcctagggccaccattaagtttttttgccatccaacctgttcataaggtcacataaaccggGATGTAGGGAacacataaacatcagcttgatccaaaacttctgttagcCTGAGAGGTTTTCAGCCATAGGCATCAAACCCTACTGTTTCcagtgttatggtccacttgaacatttaATCTGCCTCATTTGCTCTCATcgtctaaaataatatttcaaaatggatggacggcatggataaaacacatacaccacagtgggccccatagataccCTCACAGGCTCTTCTGTCTCCAGCTAGGCcccggtgggggtagtacccaatcccccgTTCTATCCacggccgtccatccatttgggatcattattttagggcatgagcccaaaaatgaggtagatccaaatctcaagtggactacactactcgaaaacagtggtgattgaatggcccgctgttaacgtttatttgccgtccaacctcttgataagacctggatgaatggataacattaatatcaacttgattcaaaatttttgtggccggAGGAAGTTTTTATGATGGCTTTCattcactactatttcctgtgtAGTCTACCTCAGATTTTGATGtatcccattttttggctcatgctctaaaatgagttggaaaatggatggacagcgtggataaaacacatgatgGGGCCACAAAGCACCGTAGCAGCGTCAGTAGCCAATTCACGTCCCTTTATCCGAAACCCTGGCGTACCTTGCCTAGCCAATAATACGGCAGGTGCGCCTATTAAACTCCCCCTTTATCCACGAAAACGTCGGAAgaggattgcgtaccgagtaaactctgtaaggcccacctggatatatatatatatatatatatatatatatatatatatatatgtgtgtgtgtgtgtgtgtgtgtgtgtgtgtgtccacaccgtccatccgttttttcagatcattttagtgcatgagcgcAGAATTGAAGCGTTTCCAACGCTCAACTATATCACACCACAGGACTCAACTatatcacaccacaggaaaaagtggagataatgacgtcaacgttgaaaccttcctaagacccacagtgatgtttatttgccatccaaactgttcatatggtcacgtagacatggattaaaggaaaacacatattgtcttgatccaaaaacttctatggctccctAGAAGTCTTCAACGGTAAATGTCCAATTCAAGCTGTTTCCGGGGGGACGACGAGGACGACTGTGTTCCCCCAAAGGCAACAGTGTAAAATATGCCTAAAAAACTGTAAATTTCAAGTGGTATGGCCACCTGAGTTCTCCAAACTGGAATTAATTTCATTATGCATGCCAGGCCAAAGCCTAGCCCACGGGCCAAGCTAATAGACCCAAGCCCAGTCCAAAGCCAGGCTGGGCTAACAGGGATATCGGCCCCAGCGCTAGTTGGAGTGTAACATAGAATTCCTGCTGGATGCACGCCAATGGGAACATTCAATAAGTTTATTGAAATTGGCTCTGCATCATTGGAATCTCATCATAAATACATAACGAATTACTGTTACCTGGGATTGGTTTCAGGGCTTTCCTGCGCACAGCTCAGACTAGGACCCGAGCAGGCTGGACGCACTGGGTGTAGTCCCAGGGCAGCCCATTAAACATTCCTTGTGTGCCAATGGCCTTGCCCTCATGGTTGCAAAAGATCCGGGCAGTCCATCCATAAGTCAGGCCCCACCACAGATATGCCTTCACCCAGCAGGATTTCAACGCTGGCCCATTTGGAGTCTGGGATCCCACCATTTAGGCCCTCATGCTTGCAAAAGATCCGGGCAGTCCATTCAAAGTTTGTAGCAGAGCCGAACATGCGATCTATCATTTCTTTTTACAGGCAGGGTTTTCATCGATGAGCCTGAAAATAGAAACGAGACAGATGGACGAAGCACAGACACATCTAGAACCCTACCTGTCCACACAACCACACGTGTGattggcacgtgtgcaaggaCCCACTCATTAGGTCTTCcggtttaaataaaaataaagattagCCATTTCAATCATGGAGCCACATTGTGCAtcacggatggatggatggatggtgaaaatcatttttattaGCCATACGTTCATTCCAATAACATGCCACCGATTGGAGGGAAACCTCTTAACCTGGCACGCTTACTGCATGACGGTACCTCAACTTGCATGTCAATGGACAGGACTACTATATCATGAAGACCCACTCGCGTACAAAATCAgatccatccactcatcaggtgcacCAAAACTAGATAATGGTTCAGACTGGCGTTCTGTTGATTCCGATGGGTTGGGCCCTCCTGAAGATTGGAACAGCCTGATTTCCGAACAAAGCCATCTTCCCAAAGAGAACCTTCTCCTTGCGGGGCGGTATGCTAGGCTCATGGTGCTGATGGCAGTAGGACAGTCATCATTTCTCATCAAACTCAAACAAACC
This window encodes:
- the LOC131242319 gene encoding protein PHOSPHATE-INDUCED 1-like, which codes for MATAIRPKRLVFLVLQLLSLISLFHSSYAARKLASLVQDQPLLLQYHHGPLLSGPISLNLIWYGKFNPSQRAIVTDFLTSVISSPSKSQNHPSVASWWQTTEKYYSQSNAKTPSLSLGKQILDESCSLGKSLRSSQIVRLAGKGPQKNAINIVLTASDVTVEGFCMSRCGTHGSSPSGAQAKKNGRFAYIWVGNSETQCPGQCAWPFHQPIYGPQVPPLVAPNNDVGLDGMIVNIASLLAGTVTNPFGNGYFQGPKDAPLEAATACPGIYGKGAYPGYAGELLVDSSTGASYNANGANGRKYLLPSLFDPSTSSCSTLV
- the LOC131242320 gene encoding protein PHOSPHATE-INDUCED 1-like; amino-acid sequence: MATAIRPKRLVFLVLQLLSLISLFHSSYAARKLASLVQDQPLLLQYHHGPLLSGPISLNLIWYGKFNPSQRAIVTDFLTSVISSPSKSQNHPSVASWWQTTEKYYSQSNAKTPSLSLGKQILDESCSLGKSLGSSDIVRLAAKGPQQNAINIVLTASDVAVEAFCMSRCGTHGSSPRGAQAKKNGRFAYIWVGNSETQCPGQCAWPFHQPIYGPQVPPLVAPNNDVGLDGMIVNIASLLAGTVTNPFGNGYFQGPKDAPLEAASACPGIYGKGAYPGYAGELLVDSSTGASYNAHGANGRKYLLPALFDPTTSSCSTLV